One window from the genome of Enterobacter asburiae encodes:
- the polB gene encoding DNA polymerase II, protein MAQAQEGFLLTRHWRDTPQGTEVAFWLATNNGPLHVTLPPQESVAFIPEAHVEKVKQLLRGENGWRITPLELKDFHRQPVYGLYCRAHRQLMRYEKLLREAGVTLYEADIRPPERFLMERFITAPVWVDGIEQNGGVVNARLKPNPHYRPPLKWASLDIETTRHGELYCIGLEGCGDRVVYMLGPPNGDASALDFRLEYVNSRPQLLEKLNQWFADYDPDVLIGWNVVQFDLRVLQKHAERYRIPLMLGRGNSELEWREHGFKNGVFFAQANGRLIIDGIEALKSAFWNFSSFSLEAVAQELLGEGKSIDNPWDRMDEIDRRFNEDKPALATYNLKDCELVTQIFHKTEIMPFLLERATVNGLAVDRHGGSVAAFSHLYFPRMHRAGYVAPNLGDVPPQASPGGYVMDSRPGLYDSVLVLDYKSLYPSIIRTFLIDPVGLVEGMAQPDDEHSTEGFLGARFSREKHCLPEIVGNIWHGRDEAKHHGNKPLSQALKIIMNAFYGVLGTSACRFFDPRLASSITMRGHEIMRQTKALIESRGYDVIYGDTDSTFVWLKGAHSEDDAAQIGKALVAFVNDWWQEHLQKERLTSALELEFETHFARFLMPTIRGTDQGSKKRYAGLIQEGDTQRMVFKGLETVRTDWTPLAQQFQQTLYLRVFRNEPYQDYVRETIASLMAGELDAQLVYRKRLRRPLAEYQRNVPPHVRAARLADEENVRRGRAPQYQNRGTIKYVWTTSGPEPVDYQHSPLDYEHYLTRQLQPVADGILPFIDDDFATLVTGQLGLF, encoded by the coding sequence GTGGCGCAGGCGCAAGAAGGCTTTTTACTAACCCGACACTGGCGGGATACCCCTCAGGGCACCGAGGTCGCGTTCTGGCTGGCAACCAATAACGGTCCGCTACACGTTACGCTGCCCCCGCAGGAATCCGTGGCCTTTATTCCTGAAGCCCACGTCGAAAAAGTGAAACAGCTGCTGCGCGGCGAAAACGGCTGGCGCATCACCCCGCTTGAGCTGAAAGATTTCCACCGCCAGCCGGTTTACGGCCTCTATTGTCGCGCCCATCGACAGCTGATGCGCTATGAAAAACTGCTCCGCGAAGCGGGCGTGACGCTCTACGAAGCAGATATCCGCCCGCCGGAACGTTTTCTGATGGAGCGGTTCATCACCGCCCCCGTCTGGGTTGATGGCATCGAACAAAACGGCGGCGTCGTTAACGCGCGCCTGAAGCCTAACCCACACTATCGCCCGCCGCTGAAGTGGGCCTCCCTGGATATCGAAACCACCCGCCACGGCGAGCTGTACTGCATTGGCCTGGAAGGGTGCGGCGATCGGGTTGTCTATATGCTCGGGCCGCCGAATGGCGATGCGTCCGCGCTGGATTTCCGGCTTGAGTATGTCAACAGCCGTCCGCAGCTGCTGGAGAAGCTTAACCAGTGGTTTGCCGACTACGATCCCGATGTTCTGATCGGCTGGAACGTGGTGCAGTTCGACCTGCGCGTGCTGCAAAAACACGCCGAGCGCTACCGCATCCCGCTGATGCTGGGGCGCGGAAACAGCGAGCTGGAATGGCGCGAACACGGTTTTAAGAACGGCGTTTTCTTCGCGCAGGCTAACGGTCGCCTGATTATCGACGGCATCGAGGCGCTAAAATCCGCCTTCTGGAACTTCTCTTCATTCTCCCTCGAAGCCGTCGCGCAGGAGCTGCTTGGCGAAGGCAAATCCATCGACAACCCATGGGACAGAATGGACGAGATCGACCGGCGCTTTAACGAAGATAAACCCGCGCTCGCCACCTATAACCTGAAAGACTGCGAGCTGGTCACGCAAATATTCCACAAAACCGAGATCATGCCGTTCCTGCTGGAGCGCGCGACGGTGAACGGCCTTGCGGTCGACAGGCACGGCGGCTCGGTTGCCGCCTTTAGCCACCTCTATTTTCCGCGGATGCACCGGGCAGGATACGTCGCCCCCAACCTCGGAGACGTGCCGCCGCAGGCAAGCCCCGGCGGATACGTCATGGACTCCCGACCAGGATTGTATGACTCCGTTCTGGTCCTGGATTACAAAAGCCTGTACCCGTCGATTATCCGCACCTTCCTGATCGATCCCGTCGGGCTGGTTGAGGGCATGGCCCAGCCGGATGATGAGCACAGCACCGAAGGCTTCCTCGGCGCACGCTTCTCGCGGGAAAAACACTGTCTGCCTGAAATCGTGGGAAACATCTGGCACGGCCGCGACGAGGCCAAGCACCACGGTAACAAACCCCTTTCTCAGGCGCTGAAAATCATTATGAACGCCTTTTACGGCGTGCTGGGCACCAGCGCCTGCCGCTTCTTTGATCCGCGTCTGGCCTCCTCGATCACCATGCGCGGGCACGAGATCATGCGCCAGACCAAAGCGCTGATTGAGTCCCGGGGCTATGACGTCATCTACGGCGACACGGACTCCACCTTTGTGTGGCTTAAGGGCGCGCATTCAGAAGACGACGCCGCGCAAATCGGCAAAGCGCTGGTCGCCTTCGTGAACGACTGGTGGCAGGAACATTTGCAGAAAGAGCGGTTAACCAGCGCGCTGGAGCTGGAATTTGAAACCCATTTCGCCCGCTTTTTAATGCCCACCATTCGCGGCACCGATCAGGGCAGCAAGAAGCGCTACGCCGGGCTGATTCAGGAAGGCGACACGCAGCGGATGGTTTTTAAAGGGCTGGAAACGGTGCGCACCGACTGGACGCCGCTGGCGCAGCAGTTCCAGCAGACGCTCTATCTGCGGGTGTTCCGCAATGAGCCGTATCAGGACTACGTGCGTGAGACGATAGCCAGCCTGATGGCGGGCGAACTTGACGCGCAACTGGTATATCGCAAGCGCCTGCGCCGCCCGCTGGCGGAGTACCAGCGTAACGTTCCTCCTCACGTACGCGCCGCGCGTCTGGCGGATGAAGAAAACGTACGCCGTGGCCGCGCGCCGCAGTATCAAAACCGGGGAACCATCAAATACGTCTGGACCACTAGCGGCCCGGAACCCGTGGATTATCAGCATTCTCCTCTGGATTACGAACACTATCTGACGCGTCAGCTTCAGCCGGTTGCCGACGGAATTTTGCCCTTCATCGACGATGATTTTGCTACACTAGTGACAGGGCAACTTGGCCTATTTTGA
- the rapA gene encoding RNA polymerase-associated protein RapA, which yields MPFTLGQRWISDTESELGLGTVVAIDTRMVTLLFPATGENRLYARNDSPVTRVMFNPGDTVTSHDGWQLKIEDVKEENGLLAYIGTRLDTDETNVVLREVLLDSKLVFSKPQDRLFAGQIDRMDRFSLRYRARKFQSEQYRMPWSGLRGQRTSLIPHQLNIAHDVGRRHAPRVLLADEVGLGKTIEAGMILHQQLLSGAAERVLIVVPETLQHQWLVEMLRRFNLRFSLFDDERYAEAQHDADNPFETEQLVICSLDFVRRSKQRLEHLCDAEWDIMVVDEAHHLVWSEDAPSREYMAIEQLAERVPGVLLLTATPEQLGLESHFARLRLLDPNRFHDFAQFVEEQNNYRPVADAVAMLLAGKRLSNDELNTLSDLIGEQDIEPLLQAANSESDNAESARKELIDMLMDRHGTSRVLFRNTRNGVKGFPKRELHTIKLPLPTQYQTAIKVSGIMGARKTQEERARDMLYPEQIYQEFEGDTGTWWNFDPRVEWLMGYLTAHRSQKVLVICAKAATALQLEQVLREREGIRAAVFHEGMSIVERDRAAAWFGEEDSGAQVLLCSEIGSEGRNFQFASNLVMFDLPFNPDLLEQRIGRLDRIGQAHDIQIHVPYLEKTAQSVLVRWFHEGLDAFEHTCPTGRTIYDQVHGDLIGYLAAPENTEGFDELIKSCREKHDALKAQLEQGRDRLLEIHSNGGEKAQALAESIEEQDDDTSLISFSMNLFDIVGINQDDRGENLIVLTPSDHMLVPDFPGLPEDGCTITFERDVALSREDAQFITWEHPLIRNGLDLILSGDTGSSTISLLKNKALPVGTLLVELIYVVEAQAPKQLQLTRFLPPTPVRLLLDKNGTNLAGQVEFESFNRQLSAVNRHTGSKLVNAVQQDVHAILQLGETQIENAARALIDAARSEADEKLSAELSRLEALKAVNPNIRDDELAAIESNRQQVMESLNQAGWRLDALRLIVVTHQ from the coding sequence ATGCCTTTTACACTTGGTCAACGCTGGATCAGCGATACAGAAAGCGAACTTGGATTAGGAACCGTCGTAGCTATCGATACGCGTATGGTTACCCTCCTCTTCCCTGCCACCGGTGAAAACCGTCTGTACGCTCGCAATGACTCCCCTGTAACCCGCGTGATGTTTAATCCGGGTGACACCGTGACCAGCCATGACGGCTGGCAGCTCAAGATTGAAGACGTAAAAGAAGAGAATGGACTGCTCGCCTACATCGGGACTCGTCTGGACACCGACGAGACCAATGTCGTCCTGCGCGAAGTGCTGCTCGACAGCAAGCTGGTGTTCAGTAAGCCGCAGGACCGCCTGTTTGCCGGGCAAATCGACCGTATGGATCGCTTCTCCCTGCGCTATCGCGCGCGTAAGTTCCAGAGTGAACAGTACCGCATGCCGTGGAGCGGCCTGCGCGGCCAGCGCACCAGCCTGATCCCCCACCAGCTGAACATCGCCCATGACGTGGGCCGTCGCCACGCGCCGCGCGTGCTGCTGGCAGATGAAGTGGGTCTGGGTAAAACCATCGAAGCGGGCATGATCCTGCATCAACAGCTGCTTTCCGGCGCTGCCGAACGCGTGCTGATTGTGGTGCCAGAAACCCTGCAGCACCAGTGGCTGGTTGAGATGCTGCGCCGCTTTAACCTGCGTTTCTCCCTGTTCGATGACGAACGCTATGCCGAAGCGCAGCACGACGCCGACAACCCGTTTGAAACCGAGCAGCTGGTCATTTGCTCCCTGGATTTCGTGCGCCGCAGCAAGCAGCGTCTTGAGCACCTGTGCGATGCCGAGTGGGACATTATGGTCGTTGACGAAGCGCACCATCTGGTCTGGAGTGAAGACGCGCCGAGCCGCGAATACATGGCTATCGAGCAGCTTGCCGAGCGCGTGCCTGGCGTTCTGCTGCTGACCGCAACGCCGGAGCAGCTGGGTCTGGAAAGCCACTTCGCCCGCTTGCGCCTGCTCGATCCAAACCGTTTCCACGATTTTGCGCAGTTCGTGGAAGAACAGAATAACTACCGTCCGGTCGCGGATGCCGTCGCTATGCTGCTGGCGGGCAAGCGTCTGTCAAATGACGAACTCAACACCCTGAGCGATCTGATTGGCGAGCAGGACATCGAGCCGCTTTTGCAGGCTGCGAACAGCGAAAGCGATAACGCGGAATCCGCGCGTAAAGAGCTGATCGACATGCTGATGGACCGCCACGGCACCAGTCGCGTGCTGTTCCGAAACACCCGTAACGGCGTCAAAGGCTTCCCGAAACGCGAGCTGCACACCATCAAGCTCCCGCTGCCGACGCAGTATCAGACGGCGATTAAAGTCTCCGGCATTATGGGTGCGCGCAAAACTCAGGAAGAGCGCGCCCGCGACATGCTTTATCCGGAACAAATCTACCAGGAATTTGAAGGCGATACCGGCACCTGGTGGAACTTCGATCCGCGCGTGGAGTGGCTGATGGGCTATCTGACCGCGCACCGCTCCCAGAAAGTGCTGGTGATCTGCGCCAAAGCGGCCACTGCGCTGCAGCTGGAGCAGGTCCTGCGCGAGCGCGAAGGTATTCGTGCCGCCGTGTTCCACGAAGGCATGTCCATCGTCGAGCGCGACCGCGCCGCGGCGTGGTTCGGAGAAGAGGACAGCGGCGCACAGGTTCTGCTGTGCTCGGAAATCGGCTCTGAAGGCCGTAACTTCCAGTTCGCCAGCAACCTGGTGATGTTCGATCTGCCGTTTAACCCGGATCTGCTGGAGCAGCGTATTGGCCGTCTGGATCGTATCGGTCAGGCGCATGATATTCAGATCCACGTTCCTTACCTGGAAAAAACCGCCCAGTCCGTGCTGGTGCGCTGGTTCCACGAAGGTCTGGACGCGTTTGAACATACCTGCCCGACGGGCCGCACCATTTATGATCAAGTGCATGGCGATCTGATCGGCTACCTGGCCGCGCCGGAAAACACGGAAGGGTTTGATGAGCTGATCAAGTCCTGCCGTGAGAAGCACGATGCGCTGAAAGCGCAGCTGGAGCAGGGCCGCGACCGCCTGCTGGAGATCCACTCCAACGGCGGTGAAAAAGCGCAGGCGCTTGCCGAGAGCATTGAAGAGCAAGATGATGACACCAGCCTGATAAGCTTCTCCATGAACCTGTTCGACATCGTCGGCATCAACCAGGACGATCGCGGCGAGAACCTGATTGTCCTGACCCCGTCCGATCACATGCTGGTTCCGGATTTCCCGGGCCTGCCGGAAGATGGCTGTACCATCACCTTTGAGCGTGATGTGGCGCTGTCCCGCGAAGATGCCCAGTTTATCACCTGGGAACACCCGCTGATCCGCAACGGGCTGGATCTGATCCTGTCCGGCGATACCGGCAGCAGCACCATCTCCCTGTTGAAAAACAAGGCGCTGCCGGTGGGCACCCTGCTGGTGGAGCTGATCTACGTTGTGGAAGCACAGGCGCCGAAACAGCTGCAGCTCACCCGCTTCCTGCCGCCAACGCCCGTCCGCCTGCTGCTGGACAAAAACGGCACGAACCTGGCGGGACAGGTGGAATTCGAGAGTTTCAACCGACAGTTGAGCGCGGTAAACCGCCATACGGGCAGCAAGCTGGTGAACGCGGTACAGCAGGACGTGCACGCCATTCTGCAACTGGGCGAAACCCAGATTGAAAATGCGGCCAGAGCGCTGATTGACGCCGCGCGCAGCGAAGCCGACGAGAAACTGTCTGCGGAGCTGTCCCGTCTGGAGGCGTTAAAAGCCGTCAACCCGAACATCCGTGACGACGAGCTGGCAGCGATTGAAAGCAACCGTCAGCAGGTGATGGAAAGCCTGAATCAGGCTGGCTGGCGTCTGGATGCCCTGCGTCTTATCGTTGTGACGCATCAGTAA